One Ethanoligenens harbinense YUAN-3 genomic window carries:
- a CDS encoding PTS sugar transporter subunit IIA, whose translation MIENLLKPESIFFDVEVPSTSKTDAVKTVSKLCSTYGNVKEDTLLKIFMDREEVDSTGFGGGIAIPHAKISGLKNPFVAIIRFKEPVDWDAIDDEPVKVAIALVMPSGDKNNLHLEVLAKLSRKLMDETFVQKLVNETTPQNLYDFMIKELEG comes from the coding sequence ATGATTGAAAATTTACTGAAACCCGAATCCATATTTTTTGATGTGGAGGTACCCAGCACTTCAAAAACCGATGCGGTAAAAACCGTCAGCAAACTTTGCTCGACATATGGGAATGTGAAAGAGGACACCCTTCTTAAAATTTTTATGGATCGGGAAGAAGTGGATTCCACTGGCTTCGGCGGCGGAATCGCGATTCCTCATGCAAAAATCAGCGGATTGAAAAACCCCTTCGTCGCCATTATCCGGTTTAAAGAGCCCGTAGATTGGGACGCGATTGATGACGAGCCCGTCAAAGTCGCCATTGCGCTTGTGATGCCCTCCGGCGACAAGAACAACCTTCACCTGGAAGTGTTGGCGAAATTGTCCCGCAAACTGATGGATGAGACGTTTGTGCAAAAACTTGTAAATGAGACCACCCCCCAAAATCTGTATGACTTTATGATCAAAGAATTGGAAGGCTAA
- a CDS encoding BglG family transcription antiterminator, translating to MDFTGKFNITERQFKILHILNSSPNTTVKYISEFLKVSPQTVKTELLNLKPLFSHYNILIDLEKNNQIQINEPARLPRLMNSAGVLLQFPLKKRILLMLVLNTGFLTLQDIADELYVSKSLVEKQMKDLLKTYSSEVKSLRHYGFRYIASQFKRREIFVMLVSPYVQGLDFEESLENFNNIHFPIMRYFTHGDIEKALKIVAYIQQLKNLLFTDKAIGQMFLYQLIVTRNRRLSENTQIGDDFVPIMRQLPYFSQYMSLSEETDRAMQLALPKNEKYYLCYLLINLKKQHVLNSQEIVNDMRPFILDSFAQIKNHLSLDFSGNEKLLEGLALHIHTTLSANDNHYAGNNYGWDEMKGEYPLGFEAATVMAQMILSKYGKCVTDNELIYLTIHFQNAIEQMYMGYEKIRAVVICHYGVAAANLIRAKVEKLYPEIDVTNLFSLQEFNQAGKIDCDLIITTEKLEANGIKVIYVSPALKQSELKQFQEFIEDKKSKDFLKQIIREAIVLDLSEVATKYEIISKMAERLEKEQIVTSQYKQSVLEREEISSTDYQAIATPHGNPHYVMKTKLCIARLTKEVEWGDAKVKYAFMLACSTDLLKSSQSTFSLFYHLLTQTKFENFLVEVGDIPPAEFLHEFVKLLY from the coding sequence GTGGATTTTACTGGAAAATTTAATATTACAGAAAGGCAATTTAAAATTCTGCATATTCTCAACAGTTCACCAAACACTACAGTAAAATACATCTCTGAATTTCTAAAAGTCTCCCCACAAACCGTCAAAACAGAACTATTAAATTTAAAGCCTCTTTTTTCCCACTACAACATTTTAATTGATTTAGAAAAAAACAATCAAATTCAAATAAACGAACCGGCCCGTCTACCCCGGCTGATGAATTCAGCCGGCGTGCTGCTTCAGTTTCCATTAAAGAAACGCATTCTATTGATGCTTGTTTTGAATACCGGATTTTTAACGCTCCAGGATATCGCCGACGAACTGTATGTGAGCAAAAGCCTGGTCGAAAAGCAAATGAAAGACCTGCTAAAAACATACAGCAGTGAAGTGAAGTCATTAAGGCACTACGGTTTTCGATACATTGCTTCACAGTTTAAGCGGCGTGAAATATTTGTAATGCTGGTAAGCCCGTATGTACAGGGACTGGATTTTGAAGAGAGCCTGGAAAATTTCAACAATATCCATTTTCCGATCATGCGGTATTTTACGCACGGCGACATTGAAAAGGCTCTAAAAATCGTGGCATATATTCAACAATTAAAAAACCTGCTGTTCACCGACAAAGCAATCGGGCAGATGTTTCTGTATCAGCTTATTGTGACGCGAAACAGACGTTTGTCCGAAAACACACAAATCGGTGATGATTTCGTGCCGATTATGAGACAGCTTCCCTATTTCAGCCAATATATGAGCCTCAGCGAAGAAACAGACCGCGCGATGCAGCTTGCTTTACCCAAAAACGAAAAATACTATCTGTGTTATTTGCTTATCAACCTGAAAAAGCAGCATGTACTGAACAGCCAAGAAATTGTCAATGATATGCGTCCGTTTATTTTGGATTCCTTTGCCCAAATAAAAAACCACTTATCCCTTGACTTTTCGGGCAATGAAAAACTGCTTGAGGGTTTGGCGCTGCACATACACACAACCCTTTCGGCCAACGACAATCATTATGCCGGCAACAACTACGGCTGGGATGAAATGAAAGGCGAGTATCCGCTTGGATTTGAAGCGGCCACGGTTATGGCGCAGATGATCCTGAGCAAATATGGAAAGTGCGTAACCGACAATGAGCTGATCTATCTCACCATACATTTCCAGAACGCGATCGAGCAGATGTATATGGGATATGAAAAAATCCGAGCAGTCGTCATTTGCCACTATGGCGTTGCCGCAGCAAATCTTATCCGCGCAAAAGTGGAAAAGCTGTATCCTGAAATTGATGTGACCAATCTGTTTTCCCTGCAGGAATTTAATCAAGCAGGTAAAATCGACTGTGATCTGATCATCACCACCGAGAAGCTGGAAGCAAACGGTATAAAAGTCATCTACGTTTCCCCAGCGCTGAAGCAATCTGAATTGAAGCAATTTCAGGAATTCATCGAAGATAAGAAATCAAAGGATTTCTTAAAGCAAATTATACGGGAAGCCATCGTTCTGGATCTGTCGGAAGTTGCGACAAAATATGAAATCATCTCCAAAATGGCAGAAAGGCTCGAAAAGGAACAAATTGTAACCTCGCAGTACAAGCAGAGTGTCTTAGAAAGAGAGGAAATTTCCTCGACCGACTACCAAGCCATTGCCACTCCTCACGGCAATCCGCACTATGTAATGAAAACGAAGCTGTGTATTGCCAGACTTACAAAAGAAGTCGAATGGGGCGACGCAAAAGTAAAGTATGCCTTTATGCTTGCCTGCTCAACGGATCTTTTAAAAAGCTCGCAAAGCACATTTTCACTCTTTTACCATCTGCTGACTCAGACAAAATTTGAAAATTTCCTCGTGGAGGTTGGCGACATCCCCCCTGCGGAATTTTTGCACGAATTTGTAAAACTGTTATATTAG
- a CDS encoding NifB/NifX family molybdenum-iron cluster-binding protein yields MKIAIPSEGKELGSPVCRFFGRTSFFIIADTDTLEFQVLDNDASAAQGGAGVKAAQTVADSGVQAVVTFHCGENAAEVLEGADIKLYKAVAGTIAELIEKYKNGVLQELTEIHPGYHDHG; encoded by the coding sequence ATGAAAATAGCAATTCCGTCAGAAGGAAAAGAACTGGGGAGCCCGGTGTGCCGGTTCTTCGGCAGGACCTCATTTTTTATAATTGCGGATACGGATACGCTGGAATTTCAGGTGCTTGATAACGATGCATCGGCCGCACAGGGTGGGGCCGGTGTAAAAGCGGCTCAGACGGTAGCTGACAGCGGTGTGCAAGCCGTTGTTACTTTCCACTGTGGCGAAAATGCAGCCGAGGTGCTAGAGGGCGCAGACATAAAGCTATACAAGGCGGTTGCGGGAACAATAGCGGAATTGATTGAAAAATATAAAAATGGCGTCCTGCAGGAGCTCACAGAGATTCATCCGGGCTATCATGACCACGGCTGA
- a CDS encoding 4Fe-4S binding protein, with protein MRIAVLSGKGGTGKTFVSSNLAAAIQDFTYLDCDVEEPNGHLFLKPKVMNAWTVSVPVPEFDAEKCSGCRKCVEFCRYHALAFIKGKPRLFPEICHSCGGCSLLCPSGAITETERAIGVIEKGNAEGVAVFTGTLQNGEATGVPIIRKLIRSAPTTGNVIIDCPPGSACAVMESIVNADYCLLVAEPTRFGLHNLSLVTQLVQLFQKQCGIVVNKAVGAEDLIEQFASTQHIPVLCKIPYDAHLGALNAEGMLAVKEERYKKLFVNLYHRILEEAGGAA; from the coding sequence ATGAGGATTGCCGTTTTGAGCGGCAAGGGAGGAACGGGAAAGACCTTTGTTTCGAGCAATTTGGCTGCGGCCATACAAGACTTCACCTACCTTGACTGCGATGTTGAAGAACCCAACGGACATCTCTTTTTAAAACCCAAAGTTATGAATGCATGGACGGTATCCGTCCCGGTGCCTGAATTCGATGCTGAAAAATGCAGCGGATGCCGGAAATGTGTCGAGTTTTGCAGGTATCACGCTCTTGCTTTTATAAAAGGTAAGCCACGACTTTTCCCTGAAATCTGTCATTCCTGCGGCGGCTGCAGCCTGCTGTGTCCCTCCGGGGCCATTACAGAGACGGAACGGGCCATTGGCGTTATTGAGAAGGGCAATGCGGAAGGCGTTGCGGTGTTTACCGGTACGCTGCAAAACGGCGAGGCAACCGGCGTGCCAATTATCCGCAAACTGATCCGGTCAGCGCCAACAACAGGCAACGTTATCATTGACTGTCCACCGGGAAGCGCATGCGCCGTAATGGAGAGCATCGTAAACGCGGATTACTGTTTGCTGGTGGCGGAGCCAACGCGGTTTGGGCTGCATAATCTTTCGCTTGTGACGCAGCTCGTGCAGTTGTTTCAAAAGCAGTGCGGAATTGTTGTGAATAAGGCTGTCGGGGCAGAAGACCTGATTGAACAGTTCGCATCCACTCAACACATTCCGGTGTTATGTAAAATTCCCTATGATGCGCATCTCGGTGCTCTGAATGCCGAGGGGATGCTGGCTGTAAAAGAGGAACGCTATAAGAAACTGTTTGTGAATCTTTATCACCGTATTCTTGAAGAAGCAGGGGGCGCAGCATGA
- a CDS encoding ATP-binding protein: protein MRQLVILSGKGGTGKTTIASSFVRLAEHKVFADCDVDAPNLHQIFGFGKVPEEKPFYGLNKAVKDDTVCTNCGKCEALCRFGAIENGKVNPYACEGCGVCEAVCPAKDREGKAAIRLEERESGKTMLYNENGQVFSTAELFMGNGASGRLVTEVRRNLFQAARGEKYAILDGSPGIGCPVIASVTGVSMVLVVAEPTVSGMHDMKRIVETARRFGTKIAVCINKFDVSNTNTNAIKTFCGEEEIPMIGLIPYDRAVITAVNSGKAVVDYEDSMAGRAIRKIWERAKKMLVS, encoded by the coding sequence ATGAGGCAGCTTGTGATCTTGAGCGGCAAAGGCGGAACCGGAAAAACGACGATTGCTTCCTCTTTTGTTCGTCTGGCCGAGCATAAAGTTTTTGCGGACTGCGATGTGGATGCGCCGAATCTCCATCAGATCTTCGGTTTCGGAAAAGTTCCAGAGGAAAAACCGTTTTACGGGCTGAACAAAGCGGTAAAGGACGATACGGTCTGTACAAACTGCGGAAAATGTGAAGCATTATGCCGGTTTGGCGCCATTGAAAACGGGAAGGTGAATCCCTACGCATGCGAGGGCTGCGGTGTTTGCGAAGCAGTTTGTCCCGCCAAAGATCGGGAAGGAAAAGCCGCAATCCGGTTGGAGGAAAGAGAATCCGGAAAAACCATGCTCTATAACGAAAATGGCCAAGTGTTTTCCACGGCCGAACTGTTCATGGGTAATGGCGCTTCCGGGCGGTTGGTCACGGAGGTGCGCAGAAATCTTTTTCAGGCAGCTCGGGGTGAGAAATATGCGATCCTTGACGGGTCACCCGGCATCGGATGCCCGGTTATAGCGTCGGTAACAGGTGTCAGTATGGTTTTGGTCGTTGCCGAGCCGACCGTTTCCGGCATGCATGACATGAAACGAATTGTAGAGACCGCCCGCCGGTTTGGGACAAAGATTGCTGTATGCATCAATAAGTTTGATGTGAGCAACACCAACACCAATGCCATCAAAACATTCTGCGGAGAAGAAGAAATCCCAATGATCGGCCTGATCCCGTATGACCGCGCCGTGATTACAGCGGTTAACTCCGGCAAAGCGGTTGTGGATTATGAAGACAGTATGGCGGGCCGCGCAATCCGAAAAATCTGGGAACGCGCAAAGAAAATGCTTGTAAGTTGA
- a CDS encoding acyl-CoA thioesterase encodes MITETKLIVRYAETDQMGIVHHAVYPIWFEAARTDFLKQAGMSYSKMEADGLLLPLAEMHCRFKASAHYEDEIVVKTEIKKMTYAKVVFEYKVYREADRRLLVEGGTVHACTDRSLKPINVAKSFPELYQAIYTLSTKE; translated from the coding sequence ATGATTACGGAAACGAAACTGATTGTCCGATATGCCGAGACAGATCAAATGGGTATCGTGCACCACGCGGTCTACCCGATTTGGTTTGAAGCGGCGAGGACGGATTTTTTGAAACAGGCGGGCATGTCGTATTCTAAAATGGAGGCGGACGGTCTGCTTCTGCCCCTTGCTGAAATGCATTGCCGTTTTAAAGCGTCGGCTCATTATGAGGATGAGATCGTCGTCAAGACGGAAATTAAAAAAATGACCTATGCGAAAGTGGTTTTTGAATACAAAGTCTATAGAGAGGCTGATCGCCGGCTTCTGGTGGAAGGCGGTACGGTTCATGCTTGCACGGACAGGTCACTTAAACCAATCAATGTGGCCAAAAGCTTTCCGGAGCTTTATCAGGCAATATATACTTTATCGACGAAGGAGTAG
- a CDS encoding NifB/NifX family molybdenum-iron cluster-binding protein yields the protein MKIAVACDGKNVSGHFGHCEGFELFTEDGGNITECKFYQNPGHKPGFLPNYLNDLGTNTIIAGGIGGGAIEIFNEKNIEVIAGARGDAAEAVEQYLKGQLKSTGSVCHEHEFESTCEEHDQH from the coding sequence ATGAAAATTGCAGTAGCGTGTGATGGCAAAAATGTTTCCGGGCATTTTGGACATTGCGAAGGATTCGAACTGTTTACAGAAGATGGAGGTAACATTACCGAATGCAAATTCTATCAGAATCCGGGTCATAAGCCGGGTTTCCTTCCTAATTATTTAAACGATCTCGGCACCAATACCATTATTGCCGGAGGCATCGGTGGGGGCGCCATCGAAATTTTTAACGAAAAAAACATCGAAGTGATTGCGGGTGCCCGGGGCGATGCAGCAGAGGCGGTTGAACAGTATTTGAAAGGCCAGTTGAAATCGACCGGCAGCGTCTGTCACGAGCATGAGTTTGAAAGCACCTGTGAAGAACACGACCAGCATTGA
- a CDS encoding MBL fold metallo-hydrolase has translation MLDFQILTDNIVNRPHLLAEHGLSLWIRDDDKQILFDTGQTSVFLQNALSLGIPIQNADAIVLSHGHYDHCGGVVSYPFGDSKTKLYIGSNAFETKLSVKGGAIRNIGIPWGRAFFDRVGDRIVEIKNGDEIFTGIHVLGGIARYNDYEKVSECFYTERDGQKSRDTMEDEQLLVMERKDRLAVFSGCSHKGVINCVEHVRTKFPGKRIHTLVAGMHLQGVSKERLDATIEYFVNSEIERIIPLHCTGIEPICELKRALQDRCLICAVGDRIVIDEGTRWV, from the coding sequence ATGCTCGACTTTCAAATTCTCACGGATAATATCGTGAACCGTCCGCATCTGCTTGCAGAGCACGGTTTGTCCTTGTGGATCAGGGATGATGATAAACAAATTCTTTTTGACACCGGCCAAACGTCGGTTTTTCTGCAAAATGCCTTATCCCTGGGTATACCGATACAGAACGCGGATGCCATTGTATTAAGCCACGGGCATTACGATCATTGCGGTGGAGTGGTCAGCTATCCGTTTGGAGACAGTAAAACAAAACTGTATATCGGGTCCAATGCCTTTGAAACGAAGCTTTCGGTAAAGGGCGGCGCCATCCGAAATATTGGAATACCCTGGGGACGCGCGTTTTTTGACAGAGTGGGAGATCGGATAGTTGAAATAAAAAATGGTGATGAGATATTCACTGGAATCCACGTGCTTGGGGGAATCGCCCGGTATAACGATTATGAAAAGGTGTCCGAATGCTTTTACACGGAGAGGGACGGCCAGAAGAGCAGAGACACGATGGAGGATGAACAACTGCTGGTGATGGAAAGAAAAGACCGCTTGGCGGTCTTTTCGGGTTGCAGCCACAAAGGCGTCATCAACTGTGTGGAGCATGTGCGAACAAAATTTCCTGGAAAAAGAATACATACTCTGGTTGCGGGCATGCATTTGCAAGGCGTCAGTAAAGAAAGATTGGATGCCACCATCGAGTATTTTGTAAATTCTGAAATAGAACGCATAATACCGTTGCATTGCACGGGAATAGAACCGATCTGTGAACTGAAAAGGGCGCTGCAGGATCGGTGCCTGATTTGCGCGGTTGGCGACCGCATCGTCATAGATGAAGGAACAAGATGGGTTTGA
- a CDS encoding aldehyde dehydrogenase family protein, with product MAVKKMYIDGKWVEGSSGKVIDIVNPATGNVFSQVYESSLDDTRQAIAAAKRSFYETREWRDMDSQKRGDLLLKIADKIEEHAAELAKLDTMDNGKPLREAEGDIDDGIHTFRYYAGLIKAPYGGAYDVNSNFGPMHAYTVREPVGVCAQITPWNYPFLMSVWKLAPALAAGNSVVFKPSPKAPLSTIRLFEIFEEIGLPKGCANLLQGDAEVGAELGQNTDVDMIAFTGSTRVGQSLMRAAAGNVKRIGLELGGKSPNVIFADADLDGAVEWAMIAIFFNQGEICSAGSRIIIEESIKDAFVKRLAERANAMTIGNGLDNPDIGPLITEKDMEKVLGYIHSGVEQGAMLVCGGERYTEGECASGFFVRPTIFDDCTSDMKIVREEIFGPVVTVQTFKTEAEAIALANDTEYGLAGAVFTSDVTRAMRVIREIRAGITWINCYNPTFNEAPWGGYKRSGIGRELGVHGLEEYQEIKQINLNLAPGPIGWYPERT from the coding sequence ATGGCGGTCAAAAAAATGTATATCGACGGGAAATGGGTGGAAGGAAGCTCCGGCAAAGTCATAGACATCGTCAACCCCGCTACGGGAAACGTGTTCAGCCAGGTTTATGAAAGTAGCCTGGACGATACGCGCCAAGCCATTGCGGCGGCAAAACGATCTTTCTATGAAACGCGGGAATGGCGAGATATGGATTCCCAGAAGCGGGGAGATCTCCTGTTGAAAATCGCGGACAAAATCGAAGAACACGCAGCCGAGCTGGCGAAGCTCGACACCATGGATAACGGCAAGCCCCTACGGGAAGCAGAGGGCGATATCGACGATGGAATCCATACGTTCCGCTATTATGCCGGGCTCATCAAAGCGCCGTACGGCGGTGCATATGATGTCAACAGCAACTTTGGGCCGATGCACGCCTACACGGTGCGCGAACCGGTGGGCGTGTGTGCACAGATCACCCCGTGGAATTACCCGTTTTTAATGTCCGTCTGGAAACTTGCGCCCGCTTTGGCGGCCGGGAACAGCGTCGTGTTCAAGCCCAGCCCAAAGGCGCCGCTTTCCACCATCCGGCTTTTTGAGATTTTTGAGGAAATCGGCCTGCCGAAGGGCTGCGCCAACCTGCTGCAGGGCGATGCGGAAGTGGGCGCTGAACTGGGGCAAAACACCGATGTGGATATGATCGCCTTCACCGGAAGCACGCGGGTCGGCCAGAGCCTGATGCGTGCGGCGGCGGGAAATGTCAAACGGATCGGGCTGGAGCTCGGCGGTAAGTCCCCGAACGTGATCTTTGCAGACGCCGATCTGGACGGTGCGGTGGAATGGGCCATGATCGCCATTTTCTTCAACCAAGGGGAGATCTGTTCCGCTGGTTCCCGTATCATCATTGAAGAATCCATCAAGGATGCGTTTGTAAAACGGCTGGCCGAGCGTGCCAATGCCATGACCATCGGCAACGGGCTGGATAACCCGGACATCGGCCCGCTGATTACGGAAAAAGACATGGAAAAGGTCCTGGGGTATATCCACAGCGGGGTCGAGCAGGGGGCCATGCTGGTCTGCGGGGGTGAGCGTTATACGGAAGGCGAATGCGCCAGCGGCTTTTTTGTGCGCCCCACAATCTTCGATGACTGCACATCCGATATGAAGATTGTGCGTGAGGAAATTTTCGGCCCTGTTGTGACCGTTCAGACGTTCAAAACCGAGGCGGAAGCGATTGCTCTGGCCAACGATACTGAATACGGCCTTGCGGGAGCGGTGTTCACCAGCGATGTGACACGTGCCATGCGTGTCATTCGGGAAATACGCGCCGGCATCACCTGGATCAACTGCTATAATCCCACCTTCAACGAAGCGCCGTGGGGAGGCTATAAACGCAGCGGGATCGGCCGTGAACTGGGCGTCCACGGTCTTGAAGAGTATCAGGAAATCAAGCAGATCAACCTCAATCTGGCACCCGGCCCGATTGGGTGGTACCCCGAAAGAACATGA
- a CDS encoding aspartate aminotransferase family protein codes for MLRDALPQIRTQLPGPKASAVLARRSAAVPNAIKTVYPCVIERGEGAMIEDVDGNIFLDWVGGVGVLNIGYSQPEVVQAVQEQAGKYFHAMMNIVTHEGYVRLAEKMNEIAPIRGARKKTMFANSGAEADENAVRIAKSFTKRPNIIVFSGAFHGRTLLTLTMTSKKVYSSGIGPYPDGVYRADFPYLYRAPKGYSKDEAIAYYMERLERAFDEASPAEYVAAIVLEPVQGEGGFIPAPIEWVQAVRKLCDEKGILLIADEVQTGFARSGKMFVSNYWEEAGCAPDILATAKSIAGGVPLSAVTARAEIFDGIKPGIIGGTYGGNALACASALKVIEIMERDHLCERAQEISHTCMSVFNGWKEKYEEVGDVRGIGCMMGIEFVTDKTSKHPNARLVSDIIQNAVANGLIIEGAGIYSNVLRFLCPLVVTDAQLNSGLAILESAIQTSLAGQ; via the coding sequence CTGCTCCGGGATGCTCTGCCCCAGATCCGCACACAACTGCCGGGACCGAAAGCCAGCGCCGTTTTGGCCAGACGCTCGGCCGCGGTCCCGAATGCCATCAAAACGGTTTACCCCTGCGTCATTGAGCGCGGCGAGGGGGCCATGATCGAAGATGTGGACGGAAACATCTTTTTGGATTGGGTCGGCGGCGTCGGCGTGCTGAATATCGGCTACAGCCAGCCGGAAGTTGTGCAAGCCGTGCAGGAGCAGGCAGGCAAATATTTCCATGCCATGATGAACATCGTGACACATGAGGGCTATGTCCGGCTGGCTGAAAAAATGAACGAGATCGCCCCGATCCGGGGCGCACGAAAGAAGACGATGTTTGCCAATTCCGGAGCCGAGGCGGACGAAAACGCCGTCCGGATCGCAAAGTCCTTTACCAAGCGGCCCAACATCATCGTTTTTTCCGGTGCCTTTCACGGGCGGACACTGCTGACGCTGACCATGACCTCAAAGAAAGTTTATTCGTCCGGCATCGGGCCCTATCCGGACGGCGTGTATCGTGCGGATTTTCCGTATCTGTACCGCGCACCAAAGGGGTACAGCAAAGACGAGGCCATCGCCTATTATATGGAACGGCTTGAGCGGGCATTCGACGAAGCCTCTCCGGCGGAATATGTGGCTGCCATCGTTCTCGAGCCGGTGCAGGGTGAGGGTGGATTCATCCCCGCACCAATCGAGTGGGTACAGGCGGTTCGGAAACTCTGTGATGAAAAAGGCATCCTGCTCATCGCGGATGAGGTGCAAACCGGGTTTGCACGTTCCGGGAAAATGTTTGTGTCCAATTACTGGGAAGAGGCCGGATGCGCGCCGGATATCCTGGCGACCGCCAAATCCATTGCGGGTGGTGTCCCGCTCAGCGCCGTAACGGCCCGGGCGGAAATTTTTGATGGAATCAAACCCGGCATCATCGGCGGCACTTACGGCGGCAATGCACTGGCCTGTGCCTCCGCCCTGAAGGTTATCGAGATCATGGAGCGTGACCATCTTTGTGAGCGCGCGCAGGAGATTTCCCATACCTGTATGTCTGTGTTTAACGGATGGAAAGAAAAATATGAAGAAGTCGGCGATGTGCGGGGCATCGGCTGCATGATGGGCATTGAGTTTGTGACGGACAAAACGAGCAAACATCCGAATGCCCGGCTGGTATCGGATATCATTCAAAATGCCGTGGCCAACGGTCTGATCATTGAGGGGGCCGGCATCTATTCCAATGTGCTGCGGTTCCTGTGCCCGCTTGTCGTAACGGATGCTCAGCTGAACAGCGGTCTGGCTATTCTGGAATCGGCCATCCAGACCAGCCTGGCCGGTCAATAA
- a CDS encoding iron-containing alcohol dehydrogenase → MEFQYYLPVNLIFGREKVNRLGETASLYGKKALIVTGRNSTKKTGLLDRATDSLKKAGIETVLFDKVEQNPLTSTACQGAALSRASGCDVVVGIGGGSAMDSAKAIAFLSKNEGDISDYIFGKKVSDQALPIVLVPTTCGTGSEGNGFAVLSNPENHDKKSLRCNAIVPKASIIDPELMTTMPRHILASVGFDALCHNMEAFISRIGQPMTDILSAEGIRLLGKYLIRAYTDPADLDAWDHISWGSTLGGMVIHTAGVTAPHGMEHPASGLHNIVHGGGLAALTPAVYEESISGAPEKFALISRSLGGKNETDCVDQIRHLLAQLHLSTHLGEQGIQNGDIDWMVENCMKVSAAGIANHPVVFDREALRNIYRKAL, encoded by the coding sequence TTGGAATTTCAATACTATCTGCCTGTCAATCTGATTTTTGGACGGGAAAAAGTGAACCGATTAGGGGAAACAGCCTCCCTCTATGGAAAAAAGGCTTTAATTGTGACTGGAAGAAACAGCACAAAAAAAACCGGGCTTCTGGATCGGGCGACGGATTCCCTGAAAAAGGCGGGCATTGAAACGGTTTTGTTCGACAAAGTCGAGCAAAACCCTTTGACATCCACCGCTTGCCAGGGCGCCGCGCTTTCGCGCGCGTCCGGTTGTGATGTGGTGGTGGGCATCGGCGGCGGCAGTGCAATGGATTCCGCAAAGGCAATCGCGTTTCTCTCAAAGAACGAAGGGGACATCTCCGATTACATATTCGGCAAAAAAGTTTCCGACCAGGCGCTGCCCATCGTGCTGGTGCCCACCACCTGCGGCACGGGCAGTGAAGGCAACGGCTTTGCGGTGCTCTCCAATCCCGAAAACCACGACAAAAAGTCCCTTCGCTGCAACGCGATCGTTCCGAAAGCTTCCATCATCGACCCGGAATTGATGACGACCATGCCGCGGCATATTCTGGCCAGCGTCGGCTTTGATGCGCTGTGCCATAACATGGAAGCCTTTATTTCCAGGATCGGTCAGCCTATGACAGATATTCTGTCGGCGGAGGGAATCCGGCTGTTGGGCAAATATCTCATCCGCGCATATACGGACCCGGCCGATCTGGACGCATGGGACCATATCAGCTGGGGCAGCACGCTGGGCGGCATGGTCATCCATACCGCCGGCGTGACCGCGCCGCATGGCATGGAACACCCTGCAAGCGGTCTGCACAACATCGTTCACGGCGGCGGACTTGCAGCATTGACACCGGCCGTTTATGAAGAGTCGATTTCGGGCGCGCCGGAAAAATTTGCGCTGATTTCGCGAAGCCTGGGCGGAAAAAACGAAACCGACTGCGTAGATCAGATTCGCCATCTGCTCGCGCAGCTGCATCTGAGCACCCATTTGGGCGAACAGGGCATTCAGAATGGTGATATCGACTGGATGGTGGAAAATTGCATGAAAGTATCGGCGGCAGGTATCGCCAACCATCCGGTTGTCTTTGACAGGGAAGCGCTGCGAAATATCTATCGAAAAGCTTTGTAA
- a CDS encoding helix-turn-helix domain-containing protein: protein MDYLNENIAINLKKIRKAKKLSLDALATETGISKSMLGQIERGEANPTIATLGKIVSGLRVEFMDLVGPPHDEVYIMRKDTLIPIKSAKDAFRNYAYFPYEPDRDFEIYSVEVEPGGSYPCSSHGEKTTEYNIVFSGQLTVEMGGTRYILNEGDAIRMDADKEHCYYNAGKGILRFYMLFTWK, encoded by the coding sequence GTGGATTATTTAAATGAAAATATCGCAATCAATCTGAAAAAAATCCGAAAGGCGAAAAAGCTAAGCCTGGATGCGCTGGCAACTGAAACAGGCATCAGCAAGAGCATGCTCGGGCAGATCGAGCGCGGCGAAGCCAACCCGACTATCGCAACATTGGGAAAAATCGTCAGCGGGCTGCGCGTGGAATTTATGGACTTGGTGGGTCCCCCGCACGACGAGGTCTACATCATGCGAAAGGACACCTTGATCCCCATCAAGTCGGCCAAAGACGCCTTTCGAAATTACGCCTATTTCCCCTATGAGCCTGACCGGGATTTTGAAATATACAGCGTGGAGGTAGAACCGGGAGGCAGCTACCCCTGCAGCTCACACGGCGAAAAAACAACGGAATACAACATTGTTTTCTCCGGACAACTAACCGTCGAAATGGGAGGCACACGGTATATTCTGAACGAAGGAGACGCGATCCGGATGGACGCGGACAAGGAACACTGCTACTACAACGCCGGCAAAGGCATATTGCGGTTCTATATGCTGTTCACATGGAAATGA